The Lutra lutra chromosome 10, mLutLut1.2, whole genome shotgun sequence genome contains a region encoding:
- the LOC125079736 gene encoding olfactory receptor 52A1-like: MGSTNMSYLNPQTVILIGIPGLEHVQFWIGFPFLGVCLLAVLGNIFLLIIIPSDHRLHQPMYIFLAVLAATDLGLCVAIAPKMLAIFWFGSYSMAFNACLTQLFFIHALQGVESGILLAMAFDRYIAICNPLRHTSILTPLFLFQMVLMVAIRAMVLVGILPILLKRLQLFQSVVIVHSYCEHMAVVKLAAEDVYLNRSYGLFVAFAILGFDMIFVFVSYILIFQAVFHLPQREARLKAVNTCTAHIAVFLEFYILAFFSFFSHRFGHVSPYVHILLSTIYLLVPPALNPIIYGVKTKEIHMRVAQICILKPGTEQ, encoded by the coding sequence ATGGGATCTACAAACATGTCATATCTGAACCCACAAACAGTGATCCTCATTGGGATCCCTGGACTAGAACATGTGCAGTTTTGGATCGGATTTCCCTTCCTTGGAGTGTGCCTGCTGGCTGTGCTGGGGAACATCTTCTTATTAATTATCATCCCTTCAGACCACCGTCTTCACCAACCCATGTACATCTTCCTGGCAGTTTTGGCAGCCACCGACCTAGGTCTTTGTGTAGCCATTGCTCCTAAGATGTTGGCCATCTTCTGGTTTGGCTCCTATTCCATGGCTTTCAATGCTTGCCTCACTCAGCTCTTCTTCATCCATGCCTTGCAAGGCGTGGAATCTGGTATCCTATTGGCCATGGCCTTTGACCGCTACATTGCCATCTGTAATCCTTTGCGGCACACATCCATCCTTACACCTCTCTTTCTATTTCAAATGGTATTGATGGTGGCCATCCGGGCAATGGTGCTTGTTGGAATTTTACCCATTCTACTTAAACGCTTGCAACTTTTCCAGTCTGTGGTTATTGTTCATTCCTACTGTGAACATATGGCAGTCGTCAAGCTGGCTGCAGAAGATGTTTATCTTAATAGATCATATGGGCTCTTTGTGGCCTTTGCAATTCTAGGTTTTGATATGATCTTTGTCTTTGTCTCCTACATTCTGATTTTTCAGGCTGTTTTTCATCTTCCCCAGAGGGAGGCAAGACTCAAAGCAGTCAATACATGTACTGCCCATATTGCTGTCTTCCTGGAGTTTtatattcttgcctttttttccttcttcagccACCGTTTTGGACATGTATCACCCTATGTTCATATCCTCTTGTCTACCATCTATCTGCTTGTGCCCCCCGCCCTTAACCCCATTATCTATGGTGTGAAGACCAAAGAGATCCACATGCGTGTTGCTCAGATTTGTATTCTGAAACCTGGCACTGAACAGTGA